The proteins below come from a single Cupriavidus pauculus genomic window:
- a CDS encoding TAXI family TRAP transporter solute-binding subunit, producing MGAPAFRSLIVATAALWLSACGGGPDVAALRNGVDARLAQALPAGTIEVADFARRGSQADIKAPSGETRRVVYFDTELRLKRDFDFGAWDAPGVAGLVSALGAGPKGISGITSGGNKAGDIIRAHGTALYRREGNDWVAVSAGGYRPAEAPAYATNATQGPTAILDAMRKVVDAAQQSASPAEQAVVQQELQAAYATIQARRARLDAGYAIAAGAEHGQYLRLAQAMAATSKVRAVPLVTHGGEENLRLLRDGRVSLALAQGDAALDAYEGKGAFADSGPYSALRAIGSLYPEAVHVLVSARGPVRSMADLRGRRVAIGTPGSASRTTAVRVLQAHGLALSDVVAKELAIGDALVALRANEVDAVVQIIGVPADSVRDMLADDQIRLLPLNKAGIDALVATQRGYFPYTIVKGAYSEQDQPVPTVATAAVLLAGADLSDTEVGSVTRDVYGKGNDLAARGSAQGVQIAPENARQGLSIPQHLAASKVLDGMSAR from the coding sequence ATGGGCGCGCCCGCGTTTCGCAGCCTGATCGTCGCCACCGCCGCGCTGTGGCTCTCCGCCTGTGGCGGCGGCCCCGATGTGGCCGCGTTGCGCAATGGCGTGGATGCGCGTCTTGCGCAGGCACTGCCCGCCGGCACGATCGAGGTGGCGGACTTCGCGCGCCGCGGCTCGCAGGCCGACATCAAGGCGCCGTCCGGCGAGACGCGGCGCGTCGTCTATTTCGATACCGAACTGCGGCTCAAGCGGGACTTCGATTTCGGCGCGTGGGATGCGCCCGGTGTGGCCGGGCTGGTCTCGGCGCTCGGTGCCGGACCCAAGGGCATCAGCGGCATTACCTCGGGCGGCAACAAGGCCGGCGACATCATTCGCGCGCACGGCACCGCGCTGTATCGCCGCGAAGGCAACGACTGGGTCGCCGTGTCCGCGGGCGGCTACCGGCCCGCCGAGGCACCGGCCTATGCGACCAACGCCACGCAGGGACCCACCGCGATCCTCGACGCCATGCGCAAGGTCGTCGATGCCGCGCAGCAGTCGGCCTCTCCGGCGGAACAGGCCGTGGTCCAGCAGGAACTGCAGGCGGCCTACGCGACGATCCAGGCGCGGCGCGCGCGTCTCGACGCGGGCTATGCGATCGCGGCGGGCGCCGAGCACGGCCAGTATCTGCGGCTGGCGCAGGCCATGGCCGCGACCTCGAAGGTGCGCGCGGTCCCGCTCGTCACGCATGGGGGCGAGGAAAACCTGCGCCTGCTGCGCGATGGCCGCGTGTCGCTCGCGCTCGCACAGGGCGATGCCGCGCTCGATGCCTACGAAGGCAAGGGTGCATTCGCGGACAGCGGGCCCTATAGCGCGCTGCGCGCGATCGGCAGCCTGTATCCGGAGGCCGTGCACGTGCTGGTGAGCGCGCGTGGGCCCGTCAGGTCGATGGCCGACCTGCGCGGCAGGCGCGTGGCGATCGGCACGCCCGGTTCGGCCTCGCGCACCACGGCGGTGCGGGTCCTGCAGGCGCATGGTCTGGCGCTATCGGACGTCGTGGCGAAAGAGCTGGCCATCGGCGATGCGCTCGTCGCGCTGCGCGCGAACGAGGTCGACGCGGTGGTGCAGATCATCGGGGTGCCGGCGGACAGCGTGCGCGACATGCTCGCCGACGACCAGATCCGGCTGCTGCCGCTGAACAAGGCCGGAATCGACGCGCTCGTGGCCACGCAGCGCGGCTACTTCCCGTACACGATCGTCAAGGGCGCCTACTCGGAGCAGGACCAGCCGGTGCCCACCGTTGCCACGGCCGCCGTGCTGCTGGCCGGTGCCGACCTGTCCGATACCGAGGTGGGCAGCGTAACGCGCGATGTCTATGGCAAGGGCAACGACCTGGCCGCGCGCGGCAGCGCGCAGGGCGTGCAGATCGCGCCCGAGAACGCGAGGCAGGGCTTGTCGATTCCGCAGCACCTGGCGGCATCCAAAGTGCTCGACGGCATGTCCGCGCGGTGA
- the gltS gene encoding sodium/glutamate symporter gives MKLEPVASLLAALVMLLIGALINRRVGVLSRYNIPDPITGGLLFAVLASLAYATSGFQVTMEQSIKPTLLLMFFGGVGLTADLRMLRRGGRALMIFLIILFPYILVQNLVGVSMAKVLDLHPIFGLVGGSITLVGGHGTGAAYAERFAEINNLQQVMELSMTVATIGLIVGGIIAGPVAQYLIGKYNLRSAADDAAVASEREAASPISTVAVIGSLAGILAAVVASRWLAERLSGGAITIPSFLWCMMAGIALRNLLPFVGVKWDDRAADLISSTCLSLFLVMTMMALDVVDVARSAGPFLLIIAMQVVFIVLYVIFVCFRFMGRDYEAAVTSAAFIGFNMGSTATAMANMAAITARHGPAPSSYLIAPLAGAFFVDLMNAFVLTVMLALPFMGG, from the coding sequence ATGAAACTCGAACCCGTCGCCAGTCTGCTGGCTGCGCTTGTCATGCTGCTCATCGGCGCGCTGATCAATCGGCGCGTCGGTGTGCTATCCCGCTACAACATCCCCGACCCGATCACGGGCGGACTGCTGTTCGCGGTGCTCGCCTCGCTGGCCTATGCCACGAGCGGGTTCCAGGTCACGATGGAGCAGAGCATCAAGCCGACACTGCTGCTGATGTTCTTCGGCGGCGTCGGCCTGACCGCGGACCTGCGCATGCTGCGACGCGGCGGCCGCGCGCTGATGATCTTCCTGATCATCCTGTTCCCGTACATCCTCGTGCAGAACCTCGTCGGCGTGTCGATGGCGAAGGTGCTCGACCTCCATCCGATCTTCGGGCTCGTCGGCGGCTCCATCACGCTCGTCGGCGGGCATGGCACGGGCGCCGCCTACGCCGAACGCTTCGCCGAGATCAACAACCTGCAGCAGGTGATGGAACTGTCGATGACGGTGGCGACCATCGGCCTGATCGTCGGCGGCATCATCGCGGGCCCCGTGGCGCAGTACCTGATCGGCAAGTACAACCTGCGCTCTGCGGCCGACGACGCCGCGGTGGCCAGCGAGCGCGAGGCCGCCTCGCCCATCTCCACCGTGGCCGTCATCGGTTCGCTGGCTGGCATTCTCGCGGCCGTGGTGGCCAGCCGCTGGCTCGCGGAACGGCTCTCGGGCGGCGCCATCACGATACCGTCGTTCCTCTGGTGCATGATGGCCGGCATTGCGCTGCGTAACCTGCTGCCGTTCGTCGGCGTGAAGTGGGACGACCGCGCGGCCGACCTGATCTCCAGCACGTGCCTGTCGCTGTTCCTCGTCATGACGATGATGGCGCTCGACGTCGTCGACGTGGCGCGCTCGGCGGGGCCGTTCCTGCTGATCATCGCCATGCAGGTGGTATTCATCGTGCTGTACGTGATCTTCGTGTGCTTCCGCTTCATGGGGCGCGATTACGAAGCCGCCGTCACGTCGGCCGCATTCATTGGCTTCAACATGGGCTCGACGGCGACCGCCATGGCCAATATGGCCGCGATTACCGCGCGCCACGGGCCGGCGCCGAGCAGCTACCTGATCGCGCCACTGGCCGGCGCGTTTTTCGTCGATCTGATGAACGCGTTCGTGCTCACGGTGATGCTCGCGTTGCCGTTCATGGGGGGCTGA
- a CDS encoding methyl-accepting chemotaxis protein, whose product MFNRLSIRLRLNAALVLLAVLLAAVGVIGAVGMQSADRDIKEIYGKEMAAMAHVARSQLNLTVVRTTLDRVMLHPEAPDAMATVDKAQAYRAKADEAWKAYLALPMSPQEEALAEKVEGIRAAYFKDGLDPLFAALRARDTATADNIIMAMLPPRNAGLSAAMEDLEREQRKQAEALYAQATDRTQHFLWLVIGAIAVGVLAALGCAIGLQRAISVPLVRMLDSFDEIARGNLTQPIQATTHCEMGRLMRGLHQMQQGLIATIQTMRGGSEAIASATGQISAGNQDLSQRTEEQASALQQTASSMEELTSIVRQNADNAKQANQLAVDASDTAARGGEAVRRVVDTMSEIDAASKKIGDITSVIEGIAFQTNILALNAAVEAARAGEQGRGFAVVAGEVRALAQRSATAAKEIVTLIHDTVSRVEAGTRQVDQAGTTMGEVVQAVRRVTDIMGEISAASVEQSAGIEQVSHAVNQMDQVTQQNAALVEEAAAAAQALEEQADVLRGTVASFQLPVSRGVPMLA is encoded by the coding sequence ATGTTCAACAGGTTGTCCATCCGGCTGCGTCTCAATGCGGCACTGGTCCTGCTTGCCGTGCTGCTCGCGGCGGTCGGCGTCATCGGCGCGGTGGGAATGCAATCCGCCGACCGCGATATCAAGGAAATCTACGGCAAGGAAATGGCCGCGATGGCGCATGTCGCGCGCTCCCAGCTGAACCTGACCGTGGTGCGCACCACGCTCGACCGCGTGATGCTGCATCCGGAGGCCCCCGACGCGATGGCGACCGTGGACAAGGCGCAGGCTTACCGCGCCAAGGCCGACGAAGCGTGGAAGGCTTACCTCGCGCTGCCGATGTCGCCGCAGGAAGAGGCGCTCGCGGAGAAGGTCGAGGGCATTCGCGCCGCGTATTTCAAGGACGGGCTCGATCCGCTGTTCGCGGCGCTGCGCGCGCGCGACACCGCCACGGCCGACAACATCATCATGGCCATGCTGCCGCCGCGCAATGCGGGGCTCTCCGCCGCGATGGAAGACCTCGAGCGCGAACAGCGCAAGCAGGCGGAGGCGCTCTACGCGCAGGCCACCGATCGGACCCAGCATTTCCTGTGGCTCGTGATCGGCGCCATTGCCGTGGGCGTGCTGGCCGCGCTCGGCTGCGCCATCGGCCTGCAGCGCGCGATCTCGGTCCCGCTCGTGCGCATGCTCGACAGCTTCGACGAAATCGCGCGCGGCAACCTGACGCAACCCATCCAGGCGACCACGCACTGCGAAATGGGCCGTCTGATGCGCGGCCTGCATCAGATGCAGCAGGGGTTGATCGCGACGATCCAGACCATGCGCGGCGGCAGCGAGGCGATTGCCAGCGCCACCGGGCAGATCTCGGCGGGCAACCAGGACCTGTCGCAACGCACCGAGGAGCAGGCCAGCGCGCTGCAGCAGACCGCGTCGAGCATGGAAGAACTGACGTCGATCGTGCGCCAGAACGCGGACAACGCGAAGCAGGCCAACCAGCTTGCCGTCGATGCGTCCGACACGGCGGCGCGCGGTGGCGAGGCCGTACGCCGCGTCGTGGACACGATGAGCGAGATCGATGCCGCATCGAAGAAGATCGGCGACATCACGAGCGTCATCGAGGGCATCGCGTTCCAGACCAATATCCTCGCGCTCAATGCCGCGGTGGAAGCCGCGCGTGCCGGCGAGCAGGGCCGCGGCTTCGCGGTGGTCGCGGGCGAAGTGCGCGCGCTCGCGCAGCGTTCGGCCACGGCGGCGAAAGAGATCGTCACGCTGATCCACGACACCGTGAGCCGCGTGGAAGCGGGGACGCGGCAGGTCGATCAGGCCGGCACCACGATGGGCGAGGTAGTGCAGGCGGTGCGCCGCGTGACGGACATCATGGGCGAGATCAGCGCGGCGTCCGTCGAGCAATCGGCCGGTATCGAGCAGGTGAGCCACGCCGTCAACCAGATGGACCAGGTGACGCAGCAGAACGCCGCGCTCGTGGAAGAGGCCGCGGCCGCCGCGCAGGCGCTCGAGGAGCAGGCCGACGTGCTGCGCGGCACCGTGGCATCGTTCCAGTTGCCCGTATCCCGCGGCGTGCCGATGCTCGCCTGA
- a CDS encoding LysR family transcriptional regulator yields MKRQFDDLQLGSIELFNLAAELSSFSAAAVAAGVTPAAVSRSVSRLEERLGVRLFVRTTRQIRLTEEGRAYYEQARVALAQLVDAERMVSGQHAAPSGRLRISLPTPYAHYRVLPALPEFRKRYPDVEMDVHISNRNVDFADDTFDLSVRGRAPDDSTLIARKLEDAEMVVVGTPAYLKHAAPLETLDDLHAHECIGFDMPSSGRRLPWIFQVEGETVEIATTGTYRTAEDALGGATLARAGAGLFQTYRFVVEQDLRDGTLVEVLKDFGGSSRPFVLLYPHARHLSSRVRALVDFLVEKFSD; encoded by the coding sequence ATGAAGCGCCAATTCGACGATCTCCAGCTCGGCAGCATCGAACTGTTCAACCTCGCCGCGGAGCTCAGCAGCTTCTCCGCGGCGGCCGTCGCCGCCGGCGTGACGCCCGCCGCGGTCAGCCGCAGCGTGTCGCGGCTCGAGGAGCGGCTCGGCGTCCGGCTGTTCGTGCGGACCACGCGCCAGATCCGGCTGACCGAGGAAGGCCGCGCCTACTACGAGCAGGCGCGCGTCGCGCTGGCCCAGCTCGTGGATGCCGAGCGCATGGTCAGCGGCCAGCACGCCGCGCCGTCGGGCCGGCTGCGCATCAGCCTGCCGACGCCGTACGCGCACTACCGCGTGCTGCCGGCACTGCCGGAATTCCGCAAGCGCTATCCCGACGTCGAGATGGACGTCCATATCAGCAACCGCAACGTGGACTTTGCCGACGACACGTTCGACCTGTCGGTCCGCGGCCGCGCGCCCGACGACTCGACGCTGATCGCGCGCAAGCTCGAGGATGCGGAGATGGTCGTGGTGGGCACCCCCGCCTATCTGAAGCACGCCGCGCCGCTCGAGACGCTCGACGATCTGCACGCCCACGAATGCATCGGCTTCGACATGCCCAGCAGCGGGCGCCGCCTGCCGTGGATCTTCCAGGTGGAGGGAGAAACCGTCGAGATCGCCACCACGGGCACCTATCGGACCGCCGAGGATGCGCTGGGCGGTGCCACGCTCGCGCGCGCCGGTGCCGGCCTGTTCCAGACCTACCGGTTCGTGGTCGAGCAGGACCTGCGCGACGGCACGCTGGTCGAGGTGCTCAAGGACTTCGGCGGCAGTTCGCGGCCGTTCGTGTTGCTGTATCCCCATGCGCGCCATCTGTCGAGCCGCGTGCGTGCGCTGGTCGATTTCCTCGTCGAGAAATTCTCGGACTGA
- a CDS encoding LysR family transcriptional regulator — translation MDLAELEIFRTVAQEQSVTRAAAALDRAQSNVTTRVKQLEESLGVSLFRRDSKRMVLTPEGQRFLGYANRLLALAEEARQSMQQAVPTGRLRVGSMEAAAASRLTHPLARFHQQWPDVELELQTGTTQFLTDAVAGHRLDCALVAHAAPDTRSDLPPDFGPGIAGSYLFTEDLVLVAPASHKRVRRPSDLALRTLAAFARGCTYRQCALDWLASEGEGAPDIKVLEMSSYHAMLASVSAGAAVAIVPKSLLDQHRYTLDVQTISLRKVPTYLIRREGYDTVAYTAFLEELQRV, via the coding sequence ATGGATCTGGCCGAACTCGAGATATTCCGCACCGTCGCGCAGGAGCAGAGCGTGACGCGGGCCGCCGCGGCGCTCGACCGCGCGCAGTCCAACGTGACCACGCGCGTCAAGCAACTCGAGGAGTCGCTCGGCGTGTCGCTGTTCCGCCGCGACAGCAAGCGCATGGTGCTCACGCCCGAGGGCCAGCGGTTTCTCGGGTACGCCAACCGCCTGCTCGCGCTGGCCGAGGAGGCGCGGCAGTCGATGCAGCAGGCCGTGCCCACGGGGCGCCTGCGTGTCGGCTCGATGGAGGCGGCGGCCGCCAGCCGGCTCACGCATCCGCTCGCCCGGTTTCATCAGCAGTGGCCCGATGTCGAGCTCGAGCTCCAGACCGGCACCACGCAGTTCCTGACCGATGCCGTGGCGGGCCATCGGCTCGACTGCGCGCTCGTCGCGCATGCCGCGCCCGATACACGTTCCGACCTGCCGCCTGACTTCGGTCCCGGCATCGCGGGCAGCTATCTGTTCACCGAAGACCTCGTCCTCGTGGCACCGGCCAGTCACAAGCGCGTGCGCCGCCCGTCGGACCTCGCGCTCCGGACGCTGGCCGCCTTCGCGCGCGGCTGCACGTACCGGCAATGCGCGCTCGACTGGCTGGCCAGCGAAGGCGAAGGCGCGCCCGACATCAAGGTGCTCGAGATGTCCTCCTATCACGCGATGCTGGCCAGCGTCAGCGCCGGCGCCGCGGTAGCGATCGTACCGAAGTCGCTACTCGATCAACATCGGTATACGCTCGACGTACAGACCATCAGCCTGCGCAAGGTACCGACGTACCTGATTCGCCGCGAGGGCTACGACACGGTTGCGTACACGGCATTCCTCGAGGAGTTGCAACGTGTCTAG
- a CDS encoding YbfB/YjiJ family MFS transporter, with the protein MSSLHSTAARAAPAAASQLGATIAAMLALSVAMGFGRFAFTGMYPLMVRDHLLSVDGGSWAASGNYAGYLIGALLASRLPTARAAAITRAALVGTVLALLALALPVPAGVVIAIRFVAGVLSAFGLVAAAVWLFSHVGNHRGAPLLFAGVGVGILVSAEIIAGGNLAGWSSPAVWIALSVAAAAFVLVAWPALGREYRNTADAAAHGALPGLVGPWPLIAAYGLAGYGYIVTATYLPLFIHDALGHVDPIHVWAAFGLGAAPSCFVWHAAHERFGTRRALSVNLILQAIGVLLPVLVPSAAGYLGSAVLVGATFVGTTTIALSAARHVAHRVNFNIVAVLTAAYGIGQIAGPLASSALMGHSHSFTLPLVSAAGALVTATVFCFL; encoded by the coding sequence GTGTCTAGCCTCCACTCCACTGCCGCGCGCGCGGCACCGGCCGCCGCATCCCAGCTGGGCGCCACCATCGCGGCCATGCTCGCGTTGTCGGTCGCCATGGGCTTCGGGCGCTTTGCGTTCACGGGCATGTATCCGCTGATGGTGCGCGACCATCTGCTCTCCGTCGATGGGGGGTCGTGGGCGGCTTCCGGCAACTATGCGGGCTATCTGATCGGCGCGCTGCTGGCTTCGCGCCTGCCCACCGCGCGCGCGGCCGCGATCACGCGCGCGGCCCTCGTCGGGACCGTGCTCGCGCTGCTGGCGCTGGCCCTGCCCGTACCCGCAGGCGTGGTCATTGCGATCCGCTTCGTGGCGGGGGTGCTCAGCGCGTTCGGCCTCGTTGCCGCGGCGGTCTGGCTGTTTTCGCATGTTGGCAATCATCGCGGCGCGCCGCTGCTGTTCGCGGGCGTCGGGGTCGGTATCCTCGTTTCGGCAGAGATCATCGCGGGCGGCAACCTCGCGGGGTGGTCGAGCCCTGCCGTGTGGATAGCGCTGTCGGTCGCGGCCGCGGCATTCGTGCTGGTCGCGTGGCCCGCACTGGGCCGCGAGTATCGCAATACCGCGGATGCCGCCGCCCACGGCGCGCTGCCCGGGCTCGTCGGTCCCTGGCCACTGATCGCCGCTTATGGGCTGGCCGGGTATGGCTATATCGTGACCGCGACCTATCTGCCGCTGTTTATCCACGATGCGCTCGGTCATGTGGATCCGATCCACGTCTGGGCGGCGTTCGGCCTTGGCGCGGCACCGTCGTGCTTCGTCTGGCATGCCGCGCACGAGCGCTTTGGCACGCGCCGTGCGCTGTCGGTCAACCTGATCCTGCAGGCGATCGGCGTATTGCTGCCCGTGCTCGTGCCGTCGGCCGCGGGCTATCTCGGCAGCGCGGTGCTGGTCGGCGCGACATTCGTCGGCACCACGACCATCGCGTTGTCCGCGGCGCGGCATGTCGCGCATCGCGTGAACTTCAATATCGTCGCGGTCCTGACCGCCGCCTACGGCATTGGCCAGATCGCCGGGCCACTGGCTTCCAGCGCGCTGATGGGCCATTCGCACAGCTTCACGCTGCCGCTGGTCAGTGCCGCTGGCGCGCTGGTGACCGCCACCGTGTTCTGCTTTCTCTGA